The sequence below is a genomic window from Cobetia sp. cqz5-12.
TGCTCGCTGTCGAAGGTCAGCTTGAGGCTTTCAAACAGCGTATCGGCCTGTTTGGGTGTCAGCGTGAAGGTCTCACGTGCGCCCTGCTGCTGACGCTTGACCGCATAGTTGGCGGTCAGCTCACTGGCACGACCGGACAGCAACAGCGCCGGCGTGTGGGTGACGCGCTCATCCAGCGGCTGCACGGTGACCTGCTCGAGGTCCGGGTCATGCAGATAGACTTCCTTGCCATCCGACACCACTTCCTGACGGTACGGCGCATCGACGCTCCAGCGGAACTTGCCCGGGCGCGACAGCCACATCTTGCCCTTGGCTTCCTGCAGACGCTGACCGGAGGCATCGAGGATCTGCTGGTCAAAGTCGGCAGCATAGGTCTTGAGCGGCTCCAGCAGGCGCGACAGGCGATCGCCTGCCGATTCCTCGGCGTGAGCTGGCAGAGCAGCCATGCCCAGCATCAGCGCGGCGCCCAGCCCCTTGGCCAGACGAGCGGTCAACGAAGAAATGAAAGAACGTGACGGTGTAATCATGACACTCCTTGCGATGAGGAAGACCAGTGGCAAGCCTCGGCAACGGGCACCGATGCCCTGCATCTGACCCTCATCATTTCAGCGATTCGGGATGATTGCTGCCAATATCCTGCTGACAGTGATCTGTTATCTGACGTCTTTGACACGAAGGGGAGCAAAAAGCTCCCCTTCGTGTGTTCCAGCGTGCAACGACCAGGCCTGCGGCGACTAGCCGCTGTGGTTGGGCGCTATCACTTCCCGCGAGCCATTGGTGCCCATCGCGGAGACGACACCCGCCATCTCCATCGCCTCGACCAGACGCGCGGCGCGGTTGTACCCGATCTTGAAGCGACGCTGCACGGCAGAGATGGAAGCACGACGCGACTCGACCACATAGGCCACTGCCTCATCGTAAAGCGCATCCTGCTCGGCATCGCTGTCCTCGCCTTCGGCCTCGAGACCGGCCAATGCATCGGCCTGCACGCCACCGGTGAGGATTTCCTCGATGTACTCCGGCGAGCCGCGACGCTTCCAGTCGTCGACCACACGGTGAACCTCGTCATCATCGACGAAGGCGCCGTGAACGCGCGTCGGCATGCCGGCACCGGCCGGCAGGTAGAGCATGTCACCGTGGCCCAGCAGGTCCTCGGCGCCGCCCTGATCGAGGATGGTGCGCGAGTCGATCTTGGAGGAGACCTGGAAGGCCATGCGCGTCGGGATGTTGGCCTTGATCAGGCCGGTCACCACGTCCACCGACGGACGCTGGGTGGCGAGAATCAGGTGAATCCCCGCGGCACGCGCCTTCTGGGCCAGACGTGCGATCAGCTCCTCGACCTTCTTGCCGACGATCATGAACATGTCGGCAAACTCGTCGATCACCACCACGATATAGGGCAGCTTGGCGAGCACCGGCGGATGCTGGTGCATCTCCCAGGGCTGCGGCTCCCACAGCGGATCAGCGATCTGGGCGCCATGCGCCTCGGCTTCATCGATCTTGGCATTGAAGCCGGCAAGGTTACGCACGCCCATGGCGGCCATCAGCTTGTAGCGACGTTCCATCTCGGCGACACACCAGCGCAGGGCGTTGGCGGCCTCCTTCATGTCGGTCACCACCGGCGCCAGCAGATGCGGAATGCCGTCATAGACGGAAAGCTCCAGCATCTTGGGGTCGACCATGATCATGCGCACTTCGTCCGGCGTGGCCTTGAGCAGCATCGAGATCAGCATCGAGTTGATGCCGACCGACTTGCCCGAGCCGGTGGTACCGGCGACCAGCAGGTGCGGCATCTTGCCGAGGTTGGCCACGACAGGTGCGCCACCGATGTCCTGACCCAGTGCCAATGTCACCGGAGATTCCGCCAGCTGGTAGGCATCGGAATCGAACACTTCGCGCAGACGGATCATGGCACGGTTGGGGTTGGGGATCTCGATGCCGACCGTGGGACGGCCCGGAATCACCTCCACCACCCGCACGCTCTTGACCAGCAGTGAGCGCGCCAGGTCCGTCGACAGGTTGGAGATCTTGGACGCCTTGACGCCCGGCGCCGGCTGAATCTCGAAGCGCGTGATGACCGGCCCCGGCCACACATCCGCCACCTCGGCCTTGACGCCATATTCGCGCAGACGCACCACCAGCAGCTCGGCCATCTGGTCGAGTTCTTCTTCACTGTAGTTGGGCTTCTGCTCGTCCGGCGGTGTCAGCAGGCTCAGCTGCGGCAGATCCCCTTCCGGTTCATCCTCGTGATCGGCACCTTCATGGCGCTGACTCTGCATGTGCTCCACGGTCCACAGGGTCGGGCCGGAGGGATCACTGGCAGCCGCCTGCGCATCTTCCGCCGTCGCCAGACGGCCACCGCCCGGCACCATGCCGGACTCATCGCCGTCATAGGCCCAGGACGGGCGCTCAACCGGTGCGGGTGTCGCTTCCTGCGTGGCTGTCGGCGCCTCGAAAGGCGGCACATGCTCGGCCTGAGGCGCAACGGAATCAGGTTCTGCTGGCGCGACCGGCTCGGCCGGTTGATGAGGAGCTGCAGGCTGACGCGGCTCAGGAGCATGCTGCGGCGGCGCAGGCGCGTCTGCCGGTGTCGGCGCGTTGCCCGTCGGCTGCTCGAAGGCATCATCCCAGGAGACGACCGCCTTGCGAGCGGGAGTCTCGGATGAGGCCGCCGCGACACCGGCCGCCATCACACCCGCACCGGCAGCCAGCCCTGCGGCCGTGGCGAATTGACCACCATTGCCGTGCAGGGGCGCATCATCGTCGTCCCTGGGCTCCGGCGGCTGGTTGCGGCTATCCGGCGCGGCACCGCTGCGCTCGCGCGCAAGTTGCGCATCGCGCTGTGCCTCTTTCTCAAGCTGCGCCTGTTTCTCGAGCTGCGCTTGTCGCTCTGCCGCTTGATGCTCGGCTTCCCGCTGCGCTTTCTGCTCGGCTTCGCGCTGTGCTTTCTGTTCTGCTTCGCGCTGCGCCTCCTGCTCTGCCAGACGCTGCGCTTCCTGTTCAGCCAAGCGTTGCGCTTCCTGCTCGCGAGCCAGCTCTTGGGCCTGAGCCTTGTGAGATTCGGCCTCGCTCTGCGCCTGAGCGTCTTGCGCCGTCTCGTGACGGGCAGCCTCATGACGAGCCGTATCGTGACGAGCGGTCGGCGTAAAGGCAGAGGCGGCATCCCAGGCAGCAGGGGCAGCCAAGCTGCCGGAGGCTGATGCCGTATCTTCGACGGCAGGGCCTGGCGTCGGCGCCTTGGGAGCTTGTGCCGTGGCTGTGGCGTCAGCATGACGCTGACGCTCGGCTTCAATGGCAGCGGCTTGCGGCAGACGGGAGCGCGTGACATCGGCATGCGCGACACGCGGCGCGGAGGCAGCCTCTGCCGCCACGGCGGTCTTCAGAGCCGCAGCCAGATCAACCCCTTCGATGCTGACATTGGCGCTCTGCACCGTCATGCGCTCGGTGTAGGCAGCGCCCGGCACCTTGGCGGAAGGCGTGGTTTCAGCGGTCTGCCACGGAATATCGGTGCTGCGGTCATCCGCGAAGTCATCGCGAGCGCTGATGGCCTCGTCGGTGCCGCCATCCAGAGACGGCTCGACACGGCGCTGGCCGCGCGGCTCGGCGGCGATGCCCTCTGCCTCCTGACGGCGACCAAGCAGAATCTCGTCGCTGTCCTCGTCCCACTCCTCCTCTCGGGCACGGTGGCCCGGCAACAGGCGCTGCCACCAGCTCAGTCTGGGGGCCGGGTCGCGATCCGAGTCATCCTCTTCACCGTCCTCGTGCGTCAGCGACTCTTCGGCGTAGGCTGCCTCGTCATCGTAGGCGTCCTGGTCGTCGCGGCGGCTGTTGAAGCGCTCGGCGAACCAGCCGGACACCCGCATGCAGCCATTGCCCAGCTCATCCATGACCGTCAGCCACGACATGCCGGTAAACAGCGTGAAGCCGCACAGGAAGCTGGCCATCGCGACCAGTACCGTGCCGCCCATGCCGATCAATGGCGTCAGCGCGCCGGCGATGCCCTTGCCGAGAATGCCACCCGCGCCGTTGGTCAGCTGGCTATCTGGGCTGTAGAACTGGATATCACCGATGACACAGGTCGCCATGATCAGCAGGAACAGGCCGCCAGCGCGCACCGCGATGGTCGTCGGGTCCCACACAAGCTCAGTACTGGGCTGACGCATAAGACGCCAGGCACCGAAGCCCAGCATCGCCGGCCACCACAGGGCACTGCCGCCGAACAGCGAATACAGTACGTCTGACAGCCAGGCGCCGATGCTGCCCATCCAGTTGCTGGGCGTCAGCTCAGGACCGCTGTAGGACCAGCCGGGGTCCGTCGGCGCATAGCTGAACAGCGCCAGCAGCATGAAGACGCAGAGGCTGAGCATGAGAATGACCACGCCTTCACGGCTGACGCCCTGCAGGGTGGTAGTCAGGCGTGACGGTGGTCGCGCTGCCTTCTCCGCACGCTGCTCGGCGCGGATGGCCTGGCGTTCGGCGCGCTCTGCCTGACGCTCGGCGCGGCGCTGGGCTGCGGGGCTCTCTTCCTGCACGCGCGGCTTGTTTCTAGCCTTGGCAGCAGGCTGGCCGCTGGCATCCTTCCTCGTAGGCTTGCTCGAGACGCTCGGCGTCTTGCGTGCCGGGCTGGCCTCAGTGGACGAAGCACCGCGCAGACGCGCGAAGAAGCCCGGCGAGTCCGCTTTCTGGCGGGCACGCTTCCTGGGTGTTGCTGCCGCACGGCGGCTACGGGTTTCAGGCTTGGCCTGTTCCCGACTTGTCTTTCTGGCACTCTTGGCAGTCAAGTCGCCATCCCCCTTGCACCTTGTGGGCGATTTTCCATGTACCTTCAGCCGGTTATCATAACCATTCGATGGCAGTGACGTCATAATTGCCGATTCACGTCTGCTCATGACGCCAAGGCGCCAGGAGCCCATTGCTCCGTGCATCTTTCCGAACCGACAAGAGGCTGCCCATGCTTCCCTGGCTTCCCCCTGCCCCTGTCCGCTTTCCGCATGCATCCACCGCCCTGAACGAGCCCGACGGCCTGCTGTGTGCAGGGGGCGAACTCAGTCCCGAGTGGCTGCTGGCAGCCTACCCCCGCGGCATATTTCCCTGGTTCAGTCCGGGTGACCCCATCCTGTGGTGGTCACCGGACCCACGCATGGTGCTCAAGCCAGAGGAAGTCCGTGTACGCCGCAGTCTGGCCAAGCGCCTGCGCAATGCAGGCCTGAGCTACAGTATCGACCGCGACTTTACCGGTGTGATCAATGCCTGCGCCAGCATTCCTCGCGATGGCCAGGCGGGCACGTGGATATTGCCAGAAATGCAGCAGGCCTACATCGCCCTGCATGCCATGGGACATGCCCACAGCGTTGAAGTCTGGCAGGGCGATTCTCTGGTGGGCGGCCTGTATGGCGTCGCCTGTGGACGCATCTTCTTCGGCGAGTCGATGTTCTCGCGCGTACCCGATGCCTCGAAACTGGCGCTGGTGATCCTGTGCCAGGAATTGAGGGCACGGGATTTTCCGTTGATCGACTGTCAGATGCATACTCCGCACCTGGCAAGTCTTGGTGCCCGCAGCATCGCCCGCAGCGATTTCATCAGCTATCTTGACCAGTATGCCACTGGCCAAGGGCATGAGGGCAAGTGGTCACTGACATCCTGGCCCACGCAGCACGCCCGGGAATGATGGCCACGGCAATTCCAAGAGGGAGATGATGCAACGGTGAGCAGCAATACCCCCAAGCAACCGCAACGCGATCTGCGCTTCTTTCTGACGGTACCGCACGCCTGCAGCTATCTGGAAGGCCGCCAGGCGACCACACTGTTTCTCGATCCGCAGGAAGCGCCCAATTCCGGTGTCTATGACGCCCTTGCCCTGCTCGGCTTTCGCCGCAGCGGCTCTCACCTCTATCGTCCGCATTGCGGTGATTGCCGTGCCTGCATTTCCGTGCGCGTGCCGATCGCCGACTTCACACCCAACCGCACCCAGAAGCGTCTGATGCGTCGCAATGCCGACCTGGTCATCGAAGAGGGGCCGGCACTCTTCGACCCCGAGCATTATCGCCTGTACGCCCACTATATCCGCAGCCGTCACGCGGATGGCGACATGTTCCCGCCCAGTCATGAGCAGTATCGCACCTTCCTCACCTCCCGCGATGACTATGCCCGCCTGGTGAGCTTTCGTCTCGATGGCCGTCTGGTGGCCGTCGCCGCCATGGACCGCATGAGTCATGGCCTGTCCGCCATCTATACCTTCTACGATCCGGATGAGTCACTGAATCAGCGCTCGCTGGGGACCTACGCGGTGCTGTGGCAGATTGAGCAGGCACGCCGCGAAGGCCTGACCCACCTCTACCTGGGCTACTGGATTCGCGATTGCCGCAAGATGAACTACAAGCAGCATTTCCAGCCGCTCGAGTATCTGGATGGCAGCCACTGGCGGCGACGCATACCGGCCAACCATACCGACAGCCATCTGCCACTGAGCCTGGTCAAGCAAGGCGCGTCAGTGACATCCGGCAAGTGACACGCTACGGGCGCCCACTCGACGCAAGCAGTCTGACAACGCCAAGGTGACGCAACGCTCAGCTGGCTGGGACCACCAGACAGCGCCGAGTGCCGACCAACCGCCTTCCGGGATTTGCCCCGACGCAAGATGCCGATTTTTATCTTCCTCCTGAGCTGCCCACAGGCGCTCAAGGAGCGTACAATCGCGCTTCGACTTTGCCTTGCCGCCGCCCTTACGGCACAATATCGCGTATCGAAGTCCCGAATCGGGCACTTTTTGTGCTGAGGCGGCTCGGAACTACCAGCAGTATTCCCTGTAATAAGTGAGGATCAGCCTATATGGCGCGTGAAGATCATATTGAAATGGAAGGCGTCATCGTCGACACCCTTCCGAACACCACTTTCCGTGTTGAACTGGAAAACGGCCACATCGTGACCGCTCACATCTCCGGCAAGATGCGCAAGAACTACATCCGCATCCTGACTGGCGACAAGGTCAAGGTTGAGCTGACTCCGTACGACCTGTCCAAGGGCCGTATCGTCTACCGTTCGCGCTAAGCACGGTCAGACTGCCCTGCCGGTTGCCATGCCATCGATCACTCTGCACGTCCTGGACCTGCATGCGATCATCATGACACCGGCTGGCTGAACCGGTCGTTCCCGGCACCTCAGGCACCAGCGTCACCTCCGCCTGAACCCTCCGCCCGGACCCGGAACGCATCGAGGTTGCAAGACTTGCCCTTCGCGGCGAGACACCCGCCACCTCGATGGCGTATGCCTGAGTATTCCGATGATGCCGCCTTGTCCCATGAATGCGTCTTGAGCCCGAACGCCAATCTGGTCTTCGCTCCCATTCAATGATGACAGGCGGCTCATCCCCGCTGGGCATTTTCTCCTCAATACGCATTCGCTTCCCCCGATACGCATTCGCCTCCTCCTGTACTCATCCAACTCCCCGCCCTTCCCTCGAGGATGGCGCGAGCCCCTTGGCGTGCGCGCGTGTCCAGCTTGAGCAATCGACTCCATGCTCACCATGTGCGGACAGCTTGCTGAGAGACAGGCATAAAAAACGGCCAGTGCTTGAGCACTGACCGTTCATGTCGCCCGTTCCGGGCAGCAAGCTGAGCGTCAGATCACGCCATTTCCGCTTCCGTTTCCAGGTGCAGCTCCCCGTTGTCGACCGTGACATGTACGATGCCGCCCGACTCGGACAGGTCGCCGAACAGAATCATCTCTGCCAGCGGCTTCTTGAGCTTCTCCTGAATCACGCGTGCCATCGGGCGAGCGCCCATTGCCGGGTCATACCCGAGAGTCGCCAGCAAGTCGCGCGCCTCATCAGCGACATCCAGCTGCACGCGCTTCTCATCCAGCTGCGCCTGCAGTTCGACCAGGAACTTGTCGACCACATTGCGCACCACGGCGAGATCCAGCGCGCCGAACTGGATGATGCCATCCAGACGGTTGCGGAATTCCGGCGAGAACGTCTTGCGGATGACTTCCATGGCGTCGGTGGAGTGATCCTGGTGCTTGAAGCCGATGGAGCGACGCGCCACCTGCTCGGCACCCGCATTGGAGGTCATCACCAGAATGACGTTGCGGAAGTCCGCTTCGCGACCGTTGTTGTCGGTCAGACGGCCATGGTCCATTACCTGCAGCAGCAGGTTGAAGACTTCCGGGTGCGCCTTCTCGATTTCATCCAGCAACAGTACGCAGTGCGGCTGCTTGGTGATGGCTTCGGTCAACAGACCGCCCTGATCATAACCGACGTACCCCGGCGGTGCCCCGATGAGGCGCGAGACGGTGTGACGCTCCATGTACTCGGACATGTCGAAGCGCACCAGCTCGATGCCCATCAACGCCGCCAGTTGACGAGCGACCTCGGTCTTGCCGACACCTGTCGGGCCAGCGAACAGGAAGCTGCCCACCGGCTTGTCCGGCGCCTTGAGGCCTGCACGCGACAGCTTGATCGCCGCGGACAGCCCGGTGATGGCGTCGTCCTGCCCGAACACCAGCATCTTGAGATCACGCTCGAGGTTGGACAGCAGCTTCTTGTCGGAGCTGGAGACCGTCTTCGGCGGAATGCGGGCGATGGAGGCAACGATCGCCTCGACCTGCTCGGTATCGATGGTGTCGACGCGGATGCTCTCCGGCAGCAGGCGCTGATGGGCACCGGCCTCGTCGATCACGTCGATGGCCTTGTCCGGCAGCTGACGGTCGTTGATGTAGCGGTCCGCCAGACGCACTGCCGTTTCCAGCGAGGCATCGGTGTACTTGATGGCATGGTGCTCCTCGAAGCGGCCACGCAGCCCCTTGAGAATGCGGATGGTGTCATCCACCGACGGCTCCATGACATCGACCTTCTGGAAGCGACGCGCCAGGGCGCGGTCCTTCTCGAAGATGCCACGGAATTCCTGGAAGGTGGTGGAACCGATGCAACGCAGCTCGCCGGAAGACAACAGCGGCTTGAGCAGGTTGGAGGCATCCATCACGCCACCGGACGCGGCACCCGCACCGATGACGGTATGGATCTCGTCGATGAACAGGATCGAGTTCGGCTCCTTGCGCAGCTCCGCCAGCAGCGACTTGAGACGCTTCTCGAAGTCACCGCGGTACTTGGTGCCGGCCAGCAGCGCGCCGAGATCCAGCGAGTAGACCACGGCTTCCTTGATGACGTCCGGCACGTCCTCCTCGACGATGCGCTTGGCCAGACCTTCCGCGATGGCGGTCTTGCCGACACCGGCCTCACCGACCAGCAGCGGGTTGTTCTTGCGGCGACGCACCAGAATCTGCACCACGCGCTCGAGCTCGCCATCGCGGCCGATCAGCGGGTCGATCTTGCCCAGACGCGCCTGCTCGTTGAGGTTGGTGGCGTAGTTGGTCAGCGGGTTGTTGCCGCCTTCGCTGCTCGCCTCTTCGCTCTCTTCATTCTCGACCGACGCCTGGGGCGTCTGGGTGTGACCCGCGACCTTGGAGATGCCATGCGCGATGTAATTGACCGCATCCACACGCGCGACATTCTGCTGCTTGAGAAAGTAGACGGCCTGACTTTCCTGCTCGGAGAAGATGGCCACCAGCACGTTGGCGCCGGTCACTTCACTCTTGCCGGAGGATTGCACGTGGAAGACGGCACGCTGCAGGACGCGCTGGAAGCCCAGCGTCGGCTGCGTCTCGCGGTCTTCCTGCTCTTCCGGAATCAGCGGGGTGGTGGAATTGATGAAGTCCTGAAGGTCGACTCGCAGCTTGTCCAGATTGGCACCACAGGCGCGCAGGACATCGGCAGCGGAGGCATTGTCCAGCAGTGCCAGCAGGAGGTGTTCCACGGTCATGAATTCGTGGCGCTTGGAACGTGCCACGGTGAAGGCCGTGTTCAGGGTCAGTTCAAGTTCTTTGCTCAACATGGCAAGTCCCCTCTAGGCCGCGTCTTGGACGGATCACTCCGCCCGGTCGATGTCGCACAGCAGCGGATGCTGGCACTCTCGAGCATATTGATTGACTTGGTGGCATTTCGTTTCCGCGATGTCGCGACTGAAGATGCCACAGGTTCCTTTTCCCTGATGATGGACAGCGAGCATGATCTGTACTGCCTGCTCCTGATCCTTGTTGAAAAAGGTGGTCAGCACCTCCACGACGAAGTCCATCGGCGTGAAGTCATCATTGTGCAGAACGACCTTGTACATGGGTGGTGGAGCCAGTTCAGGCTCAGCGGTCTCGAATGCCAGATCACCTTCGTGGTCTTCCTGGTATCCGGGTTCCTGAGCCGACGGGGCCTGATTGCTGATCGACAGTGTCTCCAGAAAGGGAGGACTGCCGCGCGATGTCTCTGTCTTGAACATAAGGGGCTGATCCGGTGAACACAAGCCGTGACGAAGCAGATTGCCTCAACGCGCCGCGGAGAAGGTCA
It includes:
- the lolA gene encoding outer membrane lipoprotein chaperone LolA, yielding MITPSRSFISSLTARLAKGLGAALMLGMAALPAHAEESAGDRLSRLLEPLKTYAADFDQQILDASGQRLQEAKGKMWLSRPGKFRWSVDAPYRQEVVSDGKEVYLHDPDLEQVTVQPLDERVTHTPALLLSGRASELTANYAVKRQQQGARETFTLTPKQADTLFESLKLTFDSEQLDMLQMADSTGQRTAIDFSNVQYNPSLQDSRFVFQIPQGADVIREQ
- a CDS encoding DNA translocase FtsK; the protein is MTAKSARKTSREQAKPETRSRRAAATPRKRARQKADSPGFFARLRGASSTEASPARKTPSVSSKPTRKDASGQPAAKARNKPRVQEESPAAQRRAERQAERAERQAIRAEQRAEKAARPPSRLTTTLQGVSREGVVILMLSLCVFMLLALFSYAPTDPGWSYSGPELTPSNWMGSIGAWLSDVLYSLFGGSALWWPAMLGFGAWRLMRQPSTELVWDPTTIAVRAGGLFLLIMATCVIGDIQFYSPDSQLTNGAGGILGKGIAGALTPLIGMGGTVLVAMASFLCGFTLFTGMSWLTVMDELGNGCMRVSGWFAERFNSRRDDQDAYDDEAAYAEESLTHEDGEEDDSDRDPAPRLSWWQRLLPGHRAREEEWDEDSDEILLGRRQEAEGIAAEPRGQRRVEPSLDGGTDEAISARDDFADDRSTDIPWQTAETTPSAKVPGAAYTERMTVQSANVSIEGVDLAAALKTAVAAEAASAPRVAHADVTRSRLPQAAAIEAERQRHADATATAQAPKAPTPGPAVEDTASASGSLAAPAAWDAASAFTPTARHDTARHEAARHETAQDAQAQSEAESHKAQAQELAREQEAQRLAEQEAQRLAEQEAQREAEQKAQREAEQKAQREAEHQAAERQAQLEKQAQLEKEAQRDAQLARERSGAAPDSRNQPPEPRDDDDAPLHGNGGQFATAAGLAAGAGVMAAGVAAASSETPARKAVVSWDDAFEQPTGNAPTPADAPAPPQHAPEPRQPAAPHQPAEPVAPAEPDSVAPQAEHVPPFEAPTATQEATPAPVERPSWAYDGDESGMVPGGGRLATAEDAQAAASDPSGPTLWTVEHMQSQRHEGADHEDEPEGDLPQLSLLTPPDEQKPNYSEEELDQMAELLVVRLREYGVKAEVADVWPGPVITRFEIQPAPGVKASKISNLSTDLARSLLVKSVRVVEVIPGRPTVGIEIPNPNRAMIRLREVFDSDAYQLAESPVTLALGQDIGGAPVVANLGKMPHLLVAGTTGSGKSVGINSMLISMLLKATPDEVRMIMVDPKMLELSVYDGIPHLLAPVVTDMKEAANALRWCVAEMERRYKLMAAMGVRNLAGFNAKIDEAEAHGAQIADPLWEPQPWEMHQHPPVLAKLPYIVVVIDEFADMFMIVGKKVEELIARLAQKARAAGIHLILATQRPSVDVVTGLIKANIPTRMAFQVSSKIDSRTILDQGGAEDLLGHGDMLYLPAGAGMPTRVHGAFVDDDEVHRVVDDWKRRGSPEYIEEILTGGVQADALAGLEAEGEDSDAEQDALYDEAVAYVVESRRASISAVQRRFKIGYNRAARLVEAMEMAGVVSAMGTNGSREVIAPNHSG
- the aat gene encoding leucyl/phenylalanyl-tRNA--protein transferase, with the protein product MLPWLPPAPVRFPHASTALNEPDGLLCAGGELSPEWLLAAYPRGIFPWFSPGDPILWWSPDPRMVLKPEEVRVRRSLAKRLRNAGLSYSIDRDFTGVINACASIPRDGQAGTWILPEMQQAYIALHAMGHAHSVEVWQGDSLVGGLYGVACGRIFFGESMFSRVPDASKLALVILCQELRARDFPLIDCQMHTPHLASLGARSIARSDFISYLDQYATGQGHEGKWSLTSWPTQHARE
- a CDS encoding arginyltransferase, producing MSSNTPKQPQRDLRFFLTVPHACSYLEGRQATTLFLDPQEAPNSGVYDALALLGFRRSGSHLYRPHCGDCRACISVRVPIADFTPNRTQKRLMRRNADLVIEEGPALFDPEHYRLYAHYIRSRHADGDMFPPSHEQYRTFLTSRDDYARLVSFRLDGRLVAVAAMDRMSHGLSAIYTFYDPDESLNQRSLGTYAVLWQIEQARREGLTHLYLGYWIRDCRKMNYKQHFQPLEYLDGSHWRRRIPANHTDSHLPLSLVKQGASVTSGK
- the infA gene encoding translation initiation factor IF-1 → MAREDHIEMEGVIVDTLPNTTFRVELENGHIVTAHISGKMRKNYIRILTGDKVKVELTPYDLSKGRIVYRSR
- the clpA gene encoding ATP-dependent Clp protease ATP-binding subunit ClpA — translated: MLSKELELTLNTAFTVARSKRHEFMTVEHLLLALLDNASAADVLRACGANLDKLRVDLQDFINSTTPLIPEEQEDRETQPTLGFQRVLQRAVFHVQSSGKSEVTGANVLVAIFSEQESQAVYFLKQQNVARVDAVNYIAHGISKVAGHTQTPQASVENEESEEASSEGGNNPLTNYATNLNEQARLGKIDPLIGRDGELERVVQILVRRRKNNPLLVGEAGVGKTAIAEGLAKRIVEEDVPDVIKEAVVYSLDLGALLAGTKYRGDFEKRLKSLLAELRKEPNSILFIDEIHTVIGAGAASGGVMDASNLLKPLLSSGELRCIGSTTFQEFRGIFEKDRALARRFQKVDVMEPSVDDTIRILKGLRGRFEEHHAIKYTDASLETAVRLADRYINDRQLPDKAIDVIDEAGAHQRLLPESIRVDTIDTEQVEAIVASIARIPPKTVSSSDKKLLSNLERDLKMLVFGQDDAITGLSAAIKLSRAGLKAPDKPVGSFLFAGPTGVGKTEVARQLAALMGIELVRFDMSEYMERHTVSRLIGAPPGYVGYDQGGLLTEAITKQPHCVLLLDEIEKAHPEVFNLLLQVMDHGRLTDNNGREADFRNVILVMTSNAGAEQVARRSIGFKHQDHSTDAMEVIRKTFSPEFRNRLDGIIQFGALDLAVVRNVVDKFLVELQAQLDEKRVQLDVADEARDLLATLGYDPAMGARPMARVIQEKLKKPLAEMILFGDLSESGGIVHVTVDNGELHLETEAEMA
- the clpS gene encoding ATP-dependent Clp protease adapter ClpS — translated: MFKTETSRGSPPFLETLSISNQAPSAQEPGYQEDHEGDLAFETAEPELAPPPMYKVVLHNDDFTPMDFVVEVLTTFFNKDQEQAVQIMLAVHHQGKGTCGIFSRDIAETKCHQVNQYARECQHPLLCDIDRAE